A single window of Podarcis raffonei isolate rPodRaf1 chromosome 9, rPodRaf1.pri, whole genome shotgun sequence DNA harbors:
- the MAD2L1 gene encoding mitotic spindle assembly checkpoint protein MAD2A, with product MAKQQSREQGITLRGSAEIVAEFFSYGINSILYQRGIYPAETFTRVQKYGLTMLVTADSELKNYLNNVVGQLKEWLYECLVQRLVVVISSKETSEVLERWQFDIECDKAAKDESAPREKSQKAIQDEIKSVIRQITATVTFLPLLETTCAFDLLIFTDKDLTVPEKWEESGPQFIANSEEVRLRSFTTTIHKVNSMVAYKKDSFP from the exons ATGGCGAAGCAGCAGAGCCGGGAGCAGGGCATCACCTTGCGGGGCAGCGCCGAGATCGTCGCCGAGTTTTTCT CATATGGTATCAACAGTATCTTATACCAACGTGGGATCTATCCTGCTGAAACATTTACACGTGTTCAGAAATATGGACTTACTATGCTTGTGACTGCAGACTCTGAACTTAAAAATTATCTGAACAATGTGGTGGGACAGCTAAAAG AATGGCTCTATGAATGCCTAGTTCAGCGGCTAGTAGTGGTGATCTCCAGTAAAGAAACCAGTGAAGTTCTGGAAAGGTGGCAGTTTGACATTGAATGTGACAAAGCTGCAAAGGATGAAAG TGCACCGAGAGAGAAATCTCAGAAAGCTATACAGGATGAAATAAAATCTGTTATCAGACAGATAACAGCCACAGTAACTTTTCTTCCTTTACTCGAAACAACAT GTGCATTTGACCTGCTGATTTTCACAGACAAAGATTTAACTGTTCCAGAAAAATGGGAAGAGTCTGGTCCACAGTTCATTGCTAACTCTGAAGAAGTTCGTCTTCGTTCCTTCACAACTACAATACACAAAGTCAACAGTATGGTGGCCTACAAAAAGGACAGCTTCCCCTGA
- the RPL7L1 gene encoding 60S ribosomal protein L7-like 1 yields MAEPEPPKKIPRVPENLLKKRKAYQAIKATQAKQALLDKRKHQKGKQIRFKRLETFLRDSHRKHRDDVRLRRMEHKPRLLLMPEGHKLAFAVRIAEIKGVSLRVRHVIHRLRLRKIYSGTFVKLSPTSLKMLRTVEPYVAWGYPNLKSIRELILKRGHAKVNKKKLALTDNILIEEHLGNSGIICLEDLIHEIYSAGKHFHEVNNFLWPFHLSVARHAARNKAGFHKEIGDTGFRGSGINKLIRHLN; encoded by the exons ATGGCGGAGCCTGA ACCACCAAAGAAGATTCCCCGGGTGCCAGAAAATCTACTGAAAAAAAGAAAGGCATATCAAGCAATCAAAGCCACCCAAGCAAAGCAGGCGCTGCTGGACAAAAGAAAG CAtcagaaaggaaaacaaatcagattcaaacgTCTTGAGACATTTTTGCGGGATTCTCATCGGAAACACAGAGATGATGTCCGTCTGAGGCGCATGGAACATAAGCCCCGGTTGCTGCTAATGCCTGAGGGACACAAACTGGCTTTCGCAGTACGGATTGCAGA AATTAAAGGTGTGAGCCTACGCGTGCGGCATGTCATACATAGGCTACGGTTGAGAAAGATTTACAGTGGCACGTTTGTTAAATTGTCGCCAACATCTCTGAAAATGCTGCGAACTGTGGAGCCTTATGTGGCATGGGG TTATCCGAACCTGAAATCTATTCGAGAGTTGATCCTGAAACGAGGCCATGCAAAGGTCAATAAGAAAAAGCTTGCTTTGACAGACAACATTCTGATAGAGGAACATTTGG GAAACTCTGGTATTATTTGTTTGGAAGATCTTATTCATGAAATTTACTCAGCTGGGAAACATTTTCATGAAGTCAACAACTTCTTGTGGCCATTCCACCTGTCAGTAGCTCGCCACGCCGCCCGCAATAAAGCGGGGTTCCACAAAGAGATTGGCGATACTGGATTTCGAGGTAGTGGAATCAACAAACTCATTCGTCATTTGAACTAG